One window of the Natronomonas marina genome contains the following:
- a CDS encoding TRAP transporter permease, which produces MTESGTEDVDEEQRTSLDLNVASYKPGAGSVPLDATSIASLEGSLPRLTRANAGVVLVFALGIALSLYSVVFAYDRPYTRSQYTVLFLGLSLVLFFTKDALESKEYRNRYTRFVSVATAVGFVLAAGGASIYFFYTFESLATRILDYYWYEYVLSAIIVLAVLEGTRRAYGLLLSAVAYLAIIYAYAGYLVPGRWGHPGYDTGRILEVTVLGLESIYGSLPTIGATWVAIFIIFAGLVQAYGGMELIRDIALYVGNRFTSGIAQIAVITSMLMGTITGSAAANTAATGSFTIPLMKRYNVDSEEAAAIESVASSGGQMLPPVMGTAAFLMAEIIGVPFADIVIWGLLPALLFYMTVSITVSIVTVRNGIEAPAVDISGGKALEVLRHGLNILLALAVLVYVLVILRYDPMTAGMYAILTLVGSTYVIAVVNAIRSTDEELSAATALVTTTKQTLNGLYIGAKSTAPIMIVLGPIAIVVSLVTLTAINQAISMLMVSYGSTLPLLLVLGALMSILFGLGMPTVAAYILVSIFVVPSLIRFGVPDVYGHFFVFYFAIISGITPPIAIVIAVASGIANADFVRTCVKAIPLALPGFIVPFVFVYNPSIIDWGATTPIVFLSMLVGTVLLVIAVLGYLFDNDYSAVTRILMAGVAVTILFAPWLLLQATLAAVALSFILYNTPTVYGAARTFVSPR; this is translated from the coding sequence ATGACGGAATCAGGGACGGAGGACGTCGATGAGGAACAGCGGACGTCGCTCGACCTGAACGTCGCGTCCTACAAGCCCGGTGCCGGGTCGGTTCCGCTGGATGCGACGTCGATCGCGTCCCTCGAGGGGTCGCTTCCCCGGCTCACCCGGGCGAACGCTGGCGTCGTGTTGGTCTTCGCCCTCGGAATCGCACTGTCGCTGTACAGCGTCGTCTTCGCGTACGACCGTCCCTACACGCGATCGCAGTACACGGTGCTGTTTCTCGGACTCTCGCTGGTCCTGTTTTTCACCAAGGACGCACTGGAGTCGAAGGAGTACCGGAACCGCTACACCCGGTTCGTCAGCGTCGCAACTGCCGTCGGGTTCGTCCTCGCCGCCGGCGGTGCGAGTATCTACTTCTTCTACACCTTCGAGTCCCTCGCCACCAGGATTCTCGACTACTACTGGTACGAATACGTACTCTCGGCGATCATCGTCCTCGCCGTCCTCGAAGGAACCCGTCGAGCCTACGGGCTGCTGCTGTCGGCGGTCGCGTATCTAGCGATCATCTACGCCTACGCCGGGTATCTCGTTCCGGGTCGCTGGGGTCACCCTGGGTACGACACGGGTCGGATCCTCGAGGTTACCGTCCTCGGCCTCGAGTCGATATACGGGTCCCTGCCGACGATCGGTGCGACCTGGGTGGCGATCTTCATCATCTTCGCCGGTCTCGTCCAGGCGTACGGGGGCATGGAACTCATCCGCGACATCGCCCTGTACGTCGGCAACCGGTTCACGTCGGGTATCGCCCAGATCGCCGTCATCACGAGTATGCTCATGGGGACGATTACCGGCAGTGCAGCTGCGAACACCGCGGCCACGGGCTCGTTCACCATTCCGCTGATGAAACGATACAACGTCGACAGCGAGGAGGCGGCGGCTATCGAGAGCGTCGCCTCCAGCGGGGGGCAGATGCTGCCGCCCGTCATGGGGACCGCGGCCTTCCTGATGGCCGAGATAATCGGCGTCCCGTTCGCCGACATCGTCATCTGGGGGCTGCTGCCGGCACTGCTGTTCTACATGACCGTCTCGATAACCGTGAGCATCGTGACGGTCCGAAACGGTATCGAGGCGCCGGCCGTCGATATATCCGGCGGCAAGGCGCTGGAAGTGCTCCGACACGGCTTGAACATCCTGCTGGCACTGGCCGTCCTCGTCTACGTTCTCGTGATACTCCGGTACGATCCGATGACGGCCGGGATGTACGCGATTCTGACGCTCGTCGGGTCGACGTACGTCATCGCGGTCGTCAACGCCATCCGCAGCACGGACGAGGAACTCTCGGCGGCGACCGCCCTCGTCACGACGACCAAACAGACGCTCAACGGCCTCTACATCGGGGCCAAGAGCACGGCTCCGATCATGATCGTGCTCGGGCCGATAGCCATCGTCGTGTCACTGGTCACGCTGACGGCCATCAATCAGGCGATAAGTATGCTCATGGTCTCCTACGGCTCGACGCTCCCGCTGTTGCTCGTCCTCGGGGCGCTGATGTCCATCCTCTTCGGGCTGGGTATGCCGACCGTCGCGGCCTACATTCTCGTCTCGATATTCGTCGTCCCCAGCCTGATTCGGTTCGGTGTTCCCGACGTGTACGGTCACTTTTTCGTGTTCTACTTTGCGATTATCTCCGGTATCACCCCACCGATAGCCATAGTAATCGCCGTAGCCTCGGGTATCGCAAACGCCGACTTCGTCCGCACCTGCGTGAAGGCCATTCCGCTCGCCCTTCCCGGCTTCATCGTCCCGTTCGTCTTCGTGTACAACCCCTCGATAATCGACTGGGGCGCGACCACACCGATCGTGTTCCTCAGCATGCTGGTGGGAACCGTGCTGCTCGTCATCGCCGTGCTCGGCTATCTCTTCGACAACGACTACTCGGCCGTGACGCGAATCCTGATGGCAGGCGTGGCAGTGACGATCCTCTTTGCCCCGTGGCTTCTGCTCCAGGCGACGCTGGCGGCGGTCGCACTCTCGTTCATCCTCTACAACACGCCAACCGTCTACGGGGCCGCCAGAACGTTCGTTTCGCCTCGGTGA
- a CDS encoding TAXI family TRAP transporter solute-binding subunit, giving the protein MARPDQRVDVSSSNRRQWLKALAAAGSAASLSALAGCSSEDPGSPDDGNGNGNGNGNDDGNGNGDDGSTDQMTVTISSTSEGTMGFTALNGYAQIMNDVGSRLQLRVEPASGNIESARLLARGDMPLATGTNGTIWSAANAEDMEGDFGSNPLPENRRPQQVLPWAELNFYFATTEDTGITDMSQESLEGKTIATGPVGATGTWTAPLKVAGIDLDSVELVSEEFGQTPTALREGRVDVIPAYTVSRATVPGWLQELTGDDSITIPTFTDEQLDALSGAYYSNVELAASDTWQADVGMDQIPTATTGYQTISTRHTSPEITYEYVKTLFDNQQRVQDFHAGLALFAPEFAVNNLVSSVPVHPGAVQYFEEEGVWDDSLTVGEVDDDPKFTF; this is encoded by the coding sequence AGTGGCTCAAGGCCCTCGCTGCGGCCGGCAGCGCCGCCTCGCTATCCGCGCTCGCGGGGTGCTCGAGCGAGGACCCCGGGAGCCCGGACGACGGGAACGGAAACGGAAACGGGAACGGAAACGACGACGGGAACGGAAACGGTGACGACGGCTCGACTGATCAGATGACCGTGACCATCTCCTCGACTTCCGAGGGGACGATGGGATTCACGGCGCTGAACGGGTACGCACAGATCATGAACGACGTCGGGTCGCGGCTGCAGTTGCGGGTCGAACCCGCAAGCGGGAACATCGAGTCCGCCCGTCTGCTGGCGCGTGGCGACATGCCCCTTGCGACGGGGACCAACGGCACGATCTGGTCGGCGGCCAACGCGGAGGACATGGAGGGCGACTTCGGGAGCAATCCCCTTCCGGAGAACCGTCGTCCCCAGCAGGTCCTTCCCTGGGCGGAACTGAACTTCTACTTCGCCACCACCGAGGACACGGGCATCACGGACATGTCCCAGGAGAGCCTCGAGGGCAAGACCATCGCAACCGGGCCCGTCGGTGCGACCGGGACCTGGACCGCCCCGCTGAAGGTCGCGGGCATCGACCTCGATAGCGTCGAACTGGTCAGCGAGGAGTTCGGACAGACACCGACGGCGCTGCGGGAGGGCCGGGTCGACGTGATTCCGGCCTACACGGTCTCGCGGGCGACGGTACCGGGGTGGCTTCAGGAGCTCACCGGCGACGACAGCATCACGATCCCGACGTTCACGGACGAACAGCTCGACGCGCTGAGTGGCGCATACTACTCCAACGTCGAACTCGCCGCAAGCGACACCTGGCAGGCCGATGTCGGCATGGACCAGATTCCGACGGCGACGACCGGCTACCAGACCATCAGCACACGGCACACCTCGCCGGAGATCACCTACGAGTACGTCAAGACGCTGTTCGACAACCAGCAGCGTGTCCAGGACTTCCACGCCGGTCTCGCGTTGTTCGCCCCCGAGTTCGCGGTGAACAACCTCGTTTCCAGCGTCCCGGTCCATCCCGGCGCTGTCCAGTATTTCGAGGAAGAAGGGGTCTGGGACGACTCGCTCACCGTCGGCGAGGTGGACGATGACCCGAAGTTCACCTTCTAA